The Candidatus Paceibacter sp. genomic interval CTAGAATTAGCAAGATTAATCAGATACTCTACAACAGCTTCTTGTGGATATCCTTGCTCGTCGTAGTAAGCTACACTTGCTTCCGGATCTTTTCTCTTACTTAATTTTCTTTTTGAAGCCCCTTCATTTTTTTGAATAGGCATTAAGTGTCCATATCGTGGAGGTTTCCACCCAAGTGCTTCAAAAAGCTGAACATGAATAGGGACAGAACTAAACCACTCATCGCCCCGCAACACATGCGTAGTGCCCATAAGGTGATCATCAACGACATGAGCCATGTGATATGTTGGCAATCCATCGGATTTCATTATTATAATGTCTTGATTATTTTCAGGTAATTCACGCTTTCCTTTTATAATATCATCAAATATAATTTTTTTATTAGAATTACCATTGGATCTAAAACGAACAGCGAACGGCCTCCCAGTGTTAAGCATTTTTTGTACATCTTCTTTAGGTTGGTTGCGCCATTTTGCCCACTTACCATAATAACCAAAAGGAACTTTTAATTTCTCTTGTTGTTTGCGCATATCCTCCAGTTCTTCCGGCGAACAAAAACAAGGATAAGCTAATTCTTTTTCAAGCAATAACTTAACATAAGCCTTATAAATTTCTCTCCGCTCGCTTTGTTTATATGGACCATACTCTCCAATTTCATTATGGAAAATATTTTCCCCCTCGTCTATTTTTACGCCAAAATGATTCATGGAATTAATTATCAAATCGACAGCACCCTCCACCTCTCGCTTTTTATCAGTATCCTCGATGCGCAAATAAAAAACCCCCCCTGTTTGATGCGCCAAACGCTCTGACACAAGAGCTGTATATAAACTACCAATATGCATAAAGCCAGTGGGGCTTGGGGCTATGCGGGTCACCATCATCCCTTCCTTTAGTTGACGTGGCGGGTATTTTCTTTCAATTTCCTCTATTTCAAAATCTTTTTCTGTTTTTGGTAATAATTTTTCGATCATATTTTTAAAGCCCTCTGACTGGCCTTTATGGCTACTTGTTTTTTCTGTATCCATGTTCAAAAACCAGCACAATTTAACAAAGATAGTTTGTTAAATTTTTTTAATTATAACATTTTTTAACAAAAATCCATGTTTTTTACAAATTTTAATTATATGTTAATATATTATAATAAAATGTTATTTCAGTTATTATATGGCCTGATCGTCTAGCGTAGGACGCCTCACTTTTCATGAGGAAACGATATCTCGTAGGTATCTCAGGCTACCATAATTTAAGTGGATTATTCAGGAAAAATAATAAGCAGATTTGCTCCAACTCCTACTGGCACGTTTCAGCTTGGCATTATTAGAAACGCTCTTTATGTTTTCCTCCTTACGAAGAAGACAAAAGGTAAGTTTATTTTAAGAGTAGACGATACCGATCCGCGTTCTAAAAAGAAAAATGAAAAATATATTATAGATTCATTAATATGGCTAGGCCTCAATCCGGATGAGATTTATAGGCAATCAGAAAGGAAGCATATTTATAGAAGATACATTGAAAAACTAATTAAGAATGGCAGCGCTTACATAACAAATAAAGATGAAGACAAAAAAACCTTAATACGATTTAAAAATTGTGGTGGCAAGGTAAAATACTTTGATCAAATAAGAGGGGAAATAGTATCAGATGTTTCTTATTTCGGTGATTTTGTTATTGCCAGAAGCATGAATGACCCAACTTATCATTTAGCTTCCGTTGTAGATGATTATGAGA includes:
- a CDS encoding glutamate--tRNA ligase, with product MIEKLLPKTEKDFEIEEIERKYPPRQLKEGMMVTRIAPSPTGFMHIGSLYTALVSERLAHQTGGVFYLRIEDTDKKREVEGAVDLIINSMNHFGVKIDEGENIFHNEIGEYGPYKQSERREIYKAYVKLLLEKELAYPCFCSPEELEDMRKQQEKLKVPFGYYGKWAKWRNQPKEDVQKMLNTGRPFAVRFRSNGNSNKKIIFDDIIKGKRELPENNQDIIIMKSDGLPTYHMAHVVDDHLMGTTHVLRGDEWFSSVPIHVQLFEALGWKPPRYGHLMPIQKNEGASKRKLSKRKDPEASVAYYDEQGYPQEAVVEYLINLANSSFEDWRKSNQDKDYREFSFSLEKLTHSNGALFDMVKLNDISKDVVSRFTAEEMYVKVFNWAQKYDKKFSELMEHNTGYVKDIMNIERGDETKKRKDIAKWSEVRKEIEYFFDELFFVSKEDVSQNLKGIDFRDTEGIIKTFVSSYNEDYTKDEWFDNVKKIAKAFGYAESTKTYKQKPDQFKGSMADVAKIFRVLLTGRVQTPDLYSIIKAMGKDRVLRRLSALFQFLPVSESSYSRE